A single region of the Methanomicrobia archaeon genome encodes:
- a CDS encoding HAD family hydrolase, whose protein sequence is MPKIRAVIFDCYGTLVDIKTNEDKDEVFNYVSLYLQYYGGTIDAEKLKYTYELEKDQLLRDSDERYPEVDLEQVFERILLKEGMYCPFLAESCCKLQRLISRERFQLFPDTLPVLREMRRAGYPMALVSDAQRVFCWEEGRILGISQFFDHMIVSTDFGFKKPDLRLFNVVCDLLNIPPAEAVYVGDNYERDIKGPKDVGMPVIIVDRNAGKEHKGIEPDAYVNDLWEAWNWIRNSG, encoded by the coding sequence ATGCCTAAAATACGGGCTGTGATCTTCGATTGTTACGGAACCCTGGTGGATATAAAAACAAACGAGGATAAGGATGAGGTTTTTAACTATGTTTCCCTCTACCTCCAGTATTACGGCGGAACGATTGATGCGGAGAAATTGAAGTATACCTATGAGCTAGAGAAGGACCAGCTCCTGAGGGACAGTGACGAGCGCTATCCAGAAGTGGATCTAGAGCAGGTGTTTGAGCGTATACTGCTCAAGGAGGGTATGTACTGTCCCTTCCTTGCGGAGTCCTGCTGCAAGCTCCAGCGGCTCATCAGCCGCGAGCGTTTCCAGCTTTTTCCCGATACGCTGCCGGTGTTACGGGAAATGAGACGCGCGGGCTATCCCATGGCGCTCGTCTCCGATGCGCAGCGTGTCTTCTGCTGGGAAGAAGGGCGGATCCTGGGGATCAGCCAGTTCTTTGACCACATGATCGTCTCGACCGATTTCGGTTTTAAGAAGCCGGACCTCCGGCTCTTCAACGTGGTCTGCGACCTCCTGAACATCCCGCCTGCAGAGGCCGTGTATGTCGGTGACAACTACGAGCGAGACATCAAAGGCCCGAAGGATGTTGGTATGCCGGTAATAATCGTCGACCGTAATGCGGGAAAGGAGCACAAGGGCATCGAGCCGGACGCGTATGTCAATGATCTCTGGGAAGCCTGGAACTGGATAAGGAACTCAGGATAA
- a CDS encoding universal stress protein, translating into MAKEFERILVPTDGSAVANRAAHKAVALAHATGVDIIAMHVIAIPGLPALYGFPDRLPYEQLHDLIEKQGRSYLDELEELGEQLGVKVFKRIVDGHPADEIIKAAREDDLIVIGSKGRTGLDRLLMGSVAENVVRYAPCSVLLVR; encoded by the coding sequence ATGGCCAAGGAATTTGAGCGGATTCTCGTGCCCACGGATGGCTCGGCGGTGGCGAACAGAGCGGCTCATAAGGCGGTCGCACTCGCGCACGCCACGGGGGTCGACATCATTGCGATGCATGTCATCGCTATCCCCGGATTGCCCGCACTCTATGGATTCCCTGACAGGCTGCCCTATGAGCAGCTGCACGATCTTATAGAAAAGCAGGGGCGGTCATATCTCGATGAACTCGAAGAGCTCGGTGAGCAGCTGGGTGTGAAGGTATTCAAGCGGATCGTTGACGGGCACCCGGCTGACGAGATCATCAAGGCAGCGCGCGAGGATGATCTGATCGTCATCGGGAGTAAAGGGCGGACGGGACTCGATCGCCTGCTCATGGGGAGCGTTGCGGAGAACGTCGTTCGTTATGCGCCCTGTTCGGTGCTGCTCGTGCGTTAG
- a CDS encoding glycosyltransferase family 1 protein: MESLRIGMFSWESLHSVRVGGIAPHVSELAESLAARGHEVHVFTRIGGRCEYDEINGVHYQRCPHDQSGGVVAQMDRMCAAMVSRFDAVQHLFGRFDVLHGHDWHPVLALNELKGKHGVPYVLTFHSTEWGRNGNVFGGWWEFREIAHREWLGGYESAAVIVTSPNLKSEIQFLYQIPDYKISLIPNGIRPGKIRRALDPGAIKQQYGIHPLAPVVLFIGRMSHQKGPDLLLEAIPRVLATRWDVKFVFIGEGELRRTCERRAAHLGVSDACRLLGYAPDEVATAWLNACDIVCVPSRNEPFCIVILEAWDAAKPIVGTEAVHLIANYETGIKAYLSPESIAWCIRYLFANPREAKRMAKAGSRLVAEKYDWDRIADSTISVYKTVRV, from the coding sequence ATGGAATCGCTGCGTATCGGGATGTTCTCCTGGGAGAGCCTCCATTCGGTGCGGGTTGGAGGTATAGCACCGCATGTCTCCGAGCTTGCGGAATCACTGGCAGCCCGGGGGCACGAAGTGCACGTCTTCACCCGAATCGGAGGGCGGTGCGAGTACGACGAGATCAACGGTGTGCATTACCAGCGCTGCCCGCATGATCAATCCGGGGGCGTTGTCGCACAGATGGATCGTATGTGTGCGGCAATGGTGTCCCGGTTCGACGCGGTGCAGCACCTTTTCGGGCGTTTTGATGTTCTTCACGGCCACGATTGGCATCCCGTGCTCGCTTTGAACGAGTTGAAGGGGAAACACGGCGTGCCCTACGTGCTCACCTTTCACAGCACCGAGTGGGGCCGGAACGGTAATGTATTCGGAGGCTGGTGGGAATTCCGCGAGATCGCTCATCGTGAATGGCTCGGCGGGTATGAGTCGGCCGCGGTGATCGTCACCTCGCCGAACCTGAAGAGCGAGATCCAGTTCCTTTACCAGATCCCCGACTACAAGATTAGTTTGATCCCCAACGGGATACGGCCGGGGAAGATACGACGGGCACTCGATCCCGGCGCGATCAAGCAGCAGTATGGTATCCACCCGCTGGCGCCCGTGGTGCTCTTTATCGGGCGTATGAGTCATCAGAAAGGCCCGGATCTGCTGCTCGAGGCGATACCCCGCGTCCTGGCAACGCGGTGGGACGTTAAGTTCGTCTTCATTGGCGAGGGTGAGCTGCGACGCACGTGCGAGCGGCGCGCGGCACACCTGGGTGTGAGTGATGCCTGTCGACTCCTCGGTTACGCGCCCGACGAGGTCGCGACCGCGTGGCTGAACGCCTGCGACATCGTCTGTGTCCCGAGCCGTAATGAACCGTTTTGTATCGTTATTCTGGAGGCGTGGGACGCCGCGAAGCCGATCGTCGGCACGGAAGCGGTACATCTGATCGCCAATTATGAGACGGGTATCAAGGCGTACCTCTCGCCCGAATCGATCGCGTGGTGTATCAGGTATCTCTTTGCCAATCCTCGTGAGGCGAAGCGAATGGCCAAGGCCGGCTCGCGATTGGTCGCCGAGAAGTATGACTGGGACCGTATCGCGGACAGCACCATAAGCGTCTATAAGACGGTTCGGGTGTAA